A region of Deltaproteobacteria bacterium DNA encodes the following proteins:
- a CDS encoding acyl-CoA dehydrogenase family protein, whose protein sequence is MRREIFSEDHDLFRDQFRRFVKAEVEPFAPQWNRDGITPRAIWKRMGEEGYLGANQATEYGGAGGDFLYDAIVMEELAYFRCHALQASLHTDICLPYLASFGTEAQKRKWLVPAIAGECLVAIAMTEPGAGSDLAAVQTLALRQGDHYVLNGSKTFISNGQNCDLVIVVAKTDPTRRHDGISLILVETDTPGFRRGRNLEKIGLEGQDTSEMAFEDCRVPAANLLGQEGGGFKMLMQKLQQERLCIAIGSMASVRRSLDDTIAYVKERRAFGKSIASFQNTQFKLAELETEYEIGQAFTDRLLAAHVRGDDIVKEVSMAKFWCSDLQKKAAAECLQLFGGYGFMRETPISQDYCDAAVQSIYAGSNEIMKVIIARRMGLE, encoded by the coding sequence ATGCGCCGCGAGATCTTCAGCGAGGACCACGACCTCTTTCGCGATCAGTTCCGTCGCTTCGTGAAGGCCGAAGTCGAGCCGTTCGCGCCGCAATGGAATCGCGACGGCATCACGCCGCGCGCGATTTGGAAGCGCATGGGCGAGGAGGGCTACCTCGGCGCGAATCAGGCCACCGAGTACGGCGGCGCCGGCGGCGACTTTCTCTACGACGCGATCGTGATGGAGGAGCTCGCTTACTTCCGCTGCCACGCGCTGCAGGCCTCGCTGCACACGGACATCTGCCTGCCGTACCTCGCGTCGTTCGGGACCGAGGCGCAGAAGCGGAAGTGGCTCGTGCCCGCGATCGCGGGCGAGTGCCTCGTCGCGATCGCGATGACCGAGCCCGGCGCGGGCTCCGATCTCGCCGCGGTGCAGACGCTCGCGCTGCGCCAGGGCGACCACTACGTGCTGAACGGCTCGAAGACGTTCATCTCGAATGGGCAGAACTGCGACCTCGTGATCGTGGTGGCGAAGACGGATCCCACGAGGCGCCACGACGGCATCAGCTTGATCCTCGTCGAGACGGACACGCCGGGCTTCCGGCGCGGGCGCAACCTCGAGAAGATCGGCCTCGAAGGGCAGGACACGAGTGAGATGGCGTTCGAGGACTGCCGCGTGCCGGCGGCGAACTTGTTGGGCCAGGAAGGCGGCGGCTTCAAGATGCTGATGCAGAAGCTGCAGCAGGAGCGGCTCTGCATCGCGATCGGCTCGATGGCGAGCGTGCGCCGCTCGCTCGACGACACGATCGCGTACGTGAAGGAGCGCCGCGCGTTCGGCAAGTCGATCGCGTCGTTCCAGAACACGCAGTTCAAGCTGGCCGAGCTGGAGACGGAGTACGAGATCGGCCAAGCCTTCACCGACCGCTTGCTCGCCGCGCACGTGCGCGGCGACGACATCGTGAAGGAGGTGTCGATGGCGAAGTTCTGGTGCTCCGACCTGCAGAAGAAGGCCGCGGCCGAGTGCCTGCAGCTGTTCGGCGGCTACGGCTTCATGCGCGAGACGCCGATCTCGCAGGACTACTGCGACGCCGCGGTGCAGTCGATTTACGCCGGCAGCAACGAGATCATGAAAGTGATCATCGCGCGCCGGATGGGGCTCGAGTAA
- a CDS encoding acyl-CoA/acyl-ACP dehydrogenase — protein sequence MDFALTEEQELLQETVRSFVEKECPAALAREIFDGNGEAAAKLWQGLVGVGIAGLVVPEKFGGAGLELLELALVSEELGRGVVPVPFLGHALATLAIASGGSDAQQARWLPKLASGEALASVALGGAIPNADAADVIVAARPDGTLALVEKSAAGALTALNANDRGRPIFRASFAANAGEALPRGDFARLRDAALVLLAADAFGAAHRLVRMTVDYCKTRQQFGQSIAQFQALKHQLANMAVEVDPVRGLWWYAAHAYDHEPARAARAAALAKAHVTDRAMQAARDAVEAHGGIGFTWECDVQLWFKRILFDRQWLGTPEEHRERIAQMSGW from the coding sequence ATGGATTTCGCACTGACGGAAGAGCAGGAGCTGCTGCAGGAGACCGTGCGCAGCTTCGTCGAGAAGGAGTGCCCGGCTGCGCTCGCCCGCGAGATCTTCGACGGCAACGGCGAGGCGGCGGCAAAGCTGTGGCAAGGGCTCGTCGGTGTCGGCATCGCGGGGCTCGTCGTGCCCGAAAAGTTCGGCGGCGCGGGCCTCGAGCTGCTCGAGCTCGCTCTCGTCTCCGAAGAGCTCGGCCGCGGCGTGGTGCCGGTGCCCTTCCTCGGTCACGCGCTCGCGACCCTCGCGATCGCGAGTGGCGGGAGCGACGCGCAGCAGGCGCGCTGGCTGCCGAAGCTCGCGAGCGGCGAGGCGCTGGCGAGCGTCGCGCTCGGCGGCGCGATTCCGAATGCAGACGCGGCCGACGTGATCGTGGCGGCGCGACCGGACGGCACGCTCGCGCTGGTCGAGAAGAGCGCCGCCGGCGCCCTAACAGCTCTGAACGCGAACGATCGCGGCCGCCCGATCTTCCGCGCGAGCTTCGCGGCCAACGCGGGCGAGGCCCTGCCCCGCGGCGACTTCGCGCGCCTGCGCGACGCCGCGCTCGTGCTGCTCGCGGCCGACGCGTTCGGCGCAGCGCATCGGCTCGTGCGAATGACGGTCGACTACTGCAAGACGCGCCAGCAGTTCGGGCAGTCGATCGCGCAGTTCCAGGCGTTGAAGCACCAGCTCGCGAACATGGCGGTCGAGGTCGACCCGGTGCGCGGGCTCTGGTGGTACGCGGCGCACGCGTACGACCACGAGCCGGCGCGCGCCGCGCGCGCCGCCGCGCTCGCGAAGGCGCACGTGACCGACCGCGCGATGCAGGCTGCGCGCGATGCGGTCGAAGCGCACGGCGGCATCGGCTTCACCTGGGAGTGCGACGTGCAGCTCTGGTTCAAGCGCATCCTGTTCGACCGCCAGTGGCTCGGCACGCCGGAAGAGCACCGCGAGCGCATCGCACAGATGAGTGGGTGGTAA
- a CDS encoding MBL fold metallo-hydrolase: MHSRSLGLLVAFALTAAAHAQQQDFSKVEIKTTVLTPSLAMLEGAGGNIAVSTGEDGPVIVDDQFAPLAPKITAAVKALQSAPIRFVINTHHHFDHTGGNEAFGGAGALIVAHDNVRVRLSREQVSSLRPDFKLPPHPKNALPVVTFADGVTLHWNGETIRVQHTANAHTDGDAHIWFTNANVVHMGDTFVNGFFPFVDVESGGGIEGLIASANRVLAAATPETRIIPGHGPLAGPAELKTFRDMLVDVRGRVEAGIASGKSMEEFVASKPLADLDAEWGDGFLKSDQVVTLVWMSLSAQ; the protein is encoded by the coding sequence ATGCACTCGCGCTCGCTCGGGCTGCTCGTGGCCTTTGCCCTCACCGCGGCTGCGCACGCGCAGCAGCAAGACTTCTCGAAGGTCGAGATCAAGACCACGGTGCTCACGCCGAGCCTCGCGATGCTCGAAGGCGCCGGCGGGAACATCGCGGTCTCCACCGGCGAAGACGGGCCCGTGATCGTGGACGATCAGTTCGCGCCGCTCGCGCCAAAGATCACGGCGGCGGTGAAGGCGCTGCAGAGCGCGCCGATTCGCTTCGTGATCAACACGCACCACCACTTCGACCACACCGGCGGCAACGAGGCGTTCGGCGGCGCCGGCGCGCTGATCGTCGCGCACGACAACGTGCGCGTGCGCCTCTCGCGCGAGCAGGTGTCTTCGCTGCGCCCCGACTTCAAGCTGCCGCCCCATCCGAAGAACGCGCTGCCGGTCGTCACGTTCGCGGACGGCGTGACGCTGCACTGGAACGGCGAGACGATTCGCGTGCAGCACACCGCGAACGCGCACACGGACGGCGACGCGCACATCTGGTTCACGAACGCGAACGTGGTGCACATGGGCGACACCTTCGTGAATGGGTTCTTCCCGTTCGTCGATGTCGAGAGCGGCGGCGGGATCGAGGGACTGATCGCTTCGGCGAATCGCGTGCTGGCGGCCGCGACGCCCGAGACGCGCATCATCCCGGGTCACGGTCCTCTCGCGGGTCCCGCCGAGCTGAAGACTTTTCGCGACATGCTCGTGGACGTGCGTGGCCGCGTGGAGGCCGGCATCGCATCGGGCAAATCGATGGAGGAGTTCGTCGCCTCGAAGCCGCTCGCGGATCTCGACGCGGAGTGGGGCGACGGCTTCCTGAAGTCCGACCAGGTCGTCACGCTCGTCTGGATGAGCCTGAGCGCGCAGTAG
- a CDS encoding MFS transporter, giving the protein MLLGLLLAVSLRAAHELVGAGVLPVLTRDLGGDALAGGFFAAFSAASALGIVCGGWLADRVGPARTFGGGLAGFALGMLATASAPTMQLVIAARALEGFAAGMVSCVVSAVVIRAYDDAARPRVLALLAAAWVVPGLVAPSGAVGAAALFGWRAVFYGLVPLVALSAALALPRLLRVDRAERAAPAGSRPVLADGALRAALATRGLVVFAFFGVEAFLPLALERVRGASQLEYGALLTLSALFWTVGAFAEARWHARIGPTASARIGTLGLVAGISLAALALTGALPIAGALAAWSLAGLGMGVAYQAATAAAMRTSRDGNEGATSAALGVTDALTIALATAVCGAFLGAAPLSRGETPVMLLAGFALAALLGLGSLVSATRLRAPAAP; this is encoded by the coding sequence GTGTTGCTCGGGCTCCTCCTTGCCGTCTCGCTCCGCGCCGCCCACGAGCTGGTCGGCGCTGGCGTCTTGCCCGTGCTCACGCGCGATCTCGGGGGCGACGCGCTGGCGGGGGGCTTCTTCGCCGCGTTCAGCGCGGCGTCAGCGCTCGGCATCGTCTGCGGCGGCTGGCTCGCGGATCGCGTCGGGCCCGCGCGCACGTTCGGCGGCGGGCTCGCGGGCTTCGCGCTCGGCATGCTCGCGACGGCGAGCGCGCCCACCATGCAGCTCGTGATTGCCGCGCGCGCGCTCGAAGGCTTCGCCGCGGGCATGGTGTCGTGCGTGGTGAGCGCGGTGGTGATTCGCGCCTACGACGACGCCGCGCGCCCGCGCGTGCTCGCGCTGCTTGCGGCGGCGTGGGTGGTGCCGGGCCTCGTCGCGCCGAGCGGCGCGGTCGGCGCCGCGGCGCTGTTCGGCTGGCGCGCAGTGTTCTACGGGCTCGTGCCGCTCGTTGCGCTGTCCGCCGCGCTCGCGCTCCCGCGGCTCCTGCGGGTCGATCGCGCGGAGCGCGCAGCTCCCGCCGGCTCGCGGCCAGTGCTCGCAGACGGCGCGCTGCGGGCGGCGCTCGCGACGCGCGGCCTCGTGGTGTTCGCGTTCTTCGGTGTCGAGGCGTTCCTTCCGCTTGCGCTCGAGCGCGTGCGCGGCGCCTCGCAGCTCGAGTACGGCGCGCTGCTCACGCTCTCGGCCTTGTTCTGGACGGTCGGCGCGTTTGCCGAGGCGCGCTGGCATGCGCGCATCGGGCCCACTGCGAGCGCGCGAATCGGCACGCTCGGCCTCGTGGCCGGCATTTCGCTCGCAGCGCTCGCGCTCACCGGTGCGCTGCCGATCGCGGGCGCGCTCGCGGCCTGGTCGCTCGCGGGGCTCGGCATGGGCGTCGCGTATCAGGCGGCGACGGCTGCGGCGATGCGCACGAGCCGCGACGGCAACGAGGGCGCGACCAGCGCTGCGCTCGGCGTCACGGATGCGCTGACGATCGCCCTCGCGACTGCGGTGTGCGGCGCATTCCTCGGAGCGGCCCCGCTCAGCCGCGGCGAGACGCCCGTGATGCTGCTGGCCGGCTTCGCGCTGGCGGCGCTGCTCGGGCTCGGGAGCCTCGTCAGCGCGACGCGCTTGCGCGCGCCCGCCGCTCCCTAA
- a CDS encoding AAA family ATPase: MKFRFRDLAIDPELRELTRAGKPVRVQPKVFEFLLYLVRNRERVVPREELLSAVWRDVAVTGASIVRALKEARRAIGEDGASSASIATRRGEGLRFVAAVEVEGGERSDYVGREALLADLRGAFDAARAGRGRIALLEGEAGIGKTRTLAELARWAREYGVSIASGAASSEAEAPAFWPWLQVLGALGVAPRSRPVPRRESAGAARYELFLEVRVALETALARGPLVLLLDDLHAADAGTLELLDALAPELEGRALLVAGAYRAEGVALAPPLARALARVRRHGAVSVLAVPRLSADEIARLVNARTERAPDSAAAEKLASLTRGNPLYVVEMLRASGSALAGGASAAQLAASLQRAIELRLAELSPATLAWLRLAALLGEELDAGVALLAGDAPRERLDEALSARVLERVAPGSERVRFVHALFREVLEAQLAEREREALHARIAAALRGRDEAELAHHLLGAGSAGDPPRGIALALRLAGEATALGATDRAANLLGRAAALLLAGARVPEHEAVQVWSGLADARHRLGDALAARAAGERALALARARGSAALLGAATLAYAGDVTTQRLPQPEIVALLREAIASVGEVDLALRAKLLARLHAEQRFAPHADPGGETLRAALAAARATGDPLTEFAIVDAPFSGLWESVPPAERLPLAERAIERAHAEKSLEWEMRARTNLLNELLARGDLARLREEFARAAAQAQEHGAAWIGYLHELCASSVAVVHADFERAEQAAQRALAAGRRVGIEAAALLAGSQMITLRIEQGRGQEVAGLLRLGGEGPPGPGTACLSAWLWAEAADAAAMRDALARVARDFGGRLARYGTPVANAACIARACWLVGDRALAEEARTILAPQRGRLAIRGVVTLHGQVTHALALTEAALGAKREARALLREARVQAAQISAPRWLKRIEVDAKGLA, encoded by the coding sequence GTGAAGTTCCGCTTCCGCGACCTCGCGATCGATCCCGAGCTGCGCGAGCTCACGCGCGCCGGGAAGCCGGTGCGCGTCCAGCCGAAGGTGTTCGAGTTTCTGCTGTACCTCGTGCGCAATCGCGAGCGGGTGGTGCCGCGCGAGGAGCTGCTCTCGGCGGTGTGGCGGGACGTCGCGGTGACCGGCGCCTCGATCGTCCGCGCGCTGAAGGAAGCGCGCCGCGCGATCGGCGAGGACGGCGCGAGCTCGGCGTCGATCGCGACGCGGCGGGGCGAGGGCCTGCGCTTCGTCGCGGCGGTCGAGGTCGAAGGCGGCGAGCGGAGTGATTACGTCGGGCGCGAGGCGCTGCTCGCGGATCTGCGCGGCGCGTTCGACGCAGCGCGCGCGGGACGCGGACGCATCGCACTGCTCGAAGGCGAAGCGGGCATCGGGAAGACGCGCACGCTCGCGGAGCTCGCGCGCTGGGCGCGCGAATACGGCGTCTCGATCGCAAGCGGCGCCGCGAGCAGCGAGGCGGAGGCGCCGGCGTTCTGGCCGTGGCTCCAGGTGCTCGGCGCGCTCGGCGTCGCGCCGCGGAGCCGCCCGGTGCCGAGGCGCGAGAGCGCCGGGGCGGCGCGCTACGAGCTGTTCCTCGAGGTGCGCGTCGCGCTCGAAACGGCGCTCGCGCGCGGGCCGCTGGTGTTGTTACTGGACGACCTCCACGCCGCGGACGCCGGCACGCTCGAGCTGCTCGATGCGCTCGCGCCGGAGCTCGAGGGCCGCGCGCTGCTCGTAGCGGGCGCCTATCGCGCCGAGGGAGTCGCGCTCGCGCCGCCCCTCGCGCGCGCGCTCGCGCGCGTGCGCCGCCACGGAGCGGTGTCCGTGCTCGCAGTGCCGCGGCTCTCCGCCGACGAGATCGCGCGCCTCGTGAACGCGCGCACAGAGCGTGCGCCGGATTCGGCCGCCGCGGAGAAGCTCGCGTCCCTCACGCGCGGCAACCCGCTCTACGTGGTGGAGATGCTGCGCGCCTCGGGGTCCGCGCTCGCGGGCGGCGCGAGCGCTGCGCAGCTCGCCGCATCTCTGCAGCGCGCGATCGAGCTGCGCCTCGCGGAGCTGTCTCCGGCGACCCTCGCGTGGCTGCGGCTCGCCGCGCTGCTCGGCGAAGAGCTGGACGCAGGCGTCGCGCTGCTCGCGGGCGATGCCCCGCGCGAGCGCCTCGATGAGGCGCTCTCGGCGCGCGTGCTCGAGCGGGTGGCGCCGGGCTCGGAGCGAGTGCGCTTCGTGCACGCGCTCTTCCGCGAGGTGCTCGAAGCGCAGCTCGCCGAGCGCGAGCGGGAGGCGCTCCACGCGCGCATCGCAGCCGCGCTGCGCGGGCGCGACGAGGCGGAGCTCGCGCACCACCTGTTGGGCGCCGGCAGCGCCGGCGATCCGCCGCGCGGGATCGCGCTGGCGCTGCGCCTTGCGGGCGAAGCCACGGCGCTCGGGGCGACCGATCGCGCCGCGAATCTGCTCGGGCGCGCGGCGGCACTGCTGCTCGCGGGCGCACGCGTTCCGGAGCACGAGGCGGTGCAGGTGTGGAGCGGGCTCGCGGACGCGCGCCATCGCCTCGGCGACGCGCTCGCTGCGCGTGCCGCTGGCGAGCGCGCGCTCGCACTGGCGCGCGCGCGTGGCAGCGCCGCGTTGCTGGGCGCTGCGACGCTCGCGTACGCGGGCGACGTCACGACGCAGCGGCTGCCGCAGCCCGAGATCGTCGCGTTGTTACGGGAGGCGATCGCGAGTGTCGGTGAGGTCGACCTCGCGCTGCGCGCGAAGTTGCTCGCGCGGCTTCACGCCGAGCAGCGCTTCGCGCCGCACGCCGACCCGGGCGGGGAGACCCTGCGCGCGGCACTCGCGGCGGCGCGCGCCACGGGCGATCCGCTGACCGAGTTCGCGATCGTCGACGCGCCGTTCTCCGGGCTTTGGGAGAGCGTGCCGCCGGCGGAGCGGCTCCCGCTCGCGGAGCGCGCGATCGAGCGTGCGCACGCCGAGAAGTCGCTCGAGTGGGAGATGCGCGCGCGCACGAATCTCCTGAACGAGCTGCTCGCGCGCGGCGACCTCGCGCGATTGCGCGAGGAGTTCGCGAGGGCTGCGGCGCAGGCGCAGGAGCACGGCGCTGCGTGGATCGGGTATCTGCACGAGCTGTGCGCGAGCAGCGTGGCGGTCGTGCACGCCGATTTCGAGCGCGCCGAGCAAGCTGCGCAGCGCGCGCTCGCGGCGGGAAGACGCGTCGGCATCGAAGCCGCCGCGCTGTTAGCGGGCTCGCAGATGATCACGCTGCGGATCGAGCAGGGCCGCGGCCAGGAGGTTGCGGGGTTGTTACGGCTCGGCGGCGAGGGCCCACCCGGACCGGGCACGGCCTGCCTCTCGGCGTGGCTGTGGGCCGAGGCGGCCGACGCGGCGGCCATGCGCGATGCCCTCGCGCGGGTGGCGCGCGACTTCGGCGGACGGCTCGCGCGCTACGGGACGCCCGTCGCGAACGCGGCGTGCATCGCGCGCGCGTGCTGGCTCGTGGGCGACCGCGCGCTCGCCGAGGAAGCACGCACGATTCTCGCGCCGCAGCGCGGGCGGCTCGCGATTCGCGGCGTCGTCACGCTGCACGGGCAAGTCACCCACGCGCTCGCGCTCACCGAGGCGGCGCTCGGCGCGAAACGCGAGGCGCGCGCGCTGCTGCGCGAGGCCCGCGTACAAGCCGCGCAGATCAGCGCGCCGCGCTGGCTCAAGCGCATCGAGGTGGATGCGAAGGGGCTCGCTTAG
- a CDS encoding helix-turn-helix transcriptional regulator translates to MTDSDLASRLAANLRQLRDARGLTQAQAAKLAGLPRPTWTTLESGSANPTVNVLVRAGAALHVSIEELLAAPRATGRIYRADALRMRKRGSALVRDLLPEKIAGMEIERIELPRGAVMNGIPHTPGTREYLACERGCIELTTEGETFSLAAGDVVVFLGDQRHSYRNAGSEPAIGYSVVTLAPPAAPRH, encoded by the coding sequence ATGACCGACAGCGACCTCGCCTCGCGCCTCGCCGCGAACCTTCGCCAGCTGCGCGATGCGCGCGGCCTCACGCAGGCGCAGGCCGCGAAGCTCGCGGGGCTCCCGCGGCCGACCTGGACCACGCTCGAGTCCGGCAGCGCGAACCCCACCGTGAACGTGCTCGTGCGCGCCGGCGCGGCGCTGCACGTGTCGATCGAGGAGCTGCTCGCAGCGCCGCGCGCCACGGGCCGCATCTACCGGGCCGACGCGCTGCGCATGCGCAAACGCGGCTCCGCGCTCGTGCGCGACCTGCTGCCCGAGAAGATCGCGGGCATGGAGATCGAGCGGATCGAGCTGCCGCGCGGCGCCGTGATGAACGGCATCCCGCACACGCCCGGCACGCGCGAGTACCTCGCCTGCGAACGAGGCTGCATCGAGCTCACGACCGAGGGCGAGACCTTCTCGCTCGCAGCCGGCGACGTCGTGGTGTTTCTCGGCGACCAGCGGCACTCGTATCGCAATGCCGGAAGCGAGCCCGCGATCGGCTACAGCGTGGTGACGCTCGCGCCGCCGGCGGCGCCGAGGCATTAG